In the genome of Drosophila yakuba strain Tai18E2 chromosome 3R, Prin_Dyak_Tai18E2_2.1, whole genome shotgun sequence, one region contains:
- the LOC6535922 gene encoding uncharacterized protein LOC6535922 isoform X1, which yields MNYNYNNSYNYICSTTSASNNNNHRNRNNEGREQDTQQQQHPMQAALRTASFSSSSSSSATASSSTSTSKTRAGITSLIYLPPFCYPCKHVPAAGTTNRSRSQTLGHGSESCQGSCCCPPGWEHKNYDKHASAATLTPATAAEGAAGTTTATASIITTAGPAAATMSSSWSGEFLLPGIRLPVATAGHSCTDLRQTSQLVMPTVASGDVVAVGAVGAEGAVLECGKRCWRRERMRREGPSHASAASLAQVNPISTGISTSNSTNASTRPATIDEASGAGAVATTAAHNSQTTTKTTARGTTGAALPHDEENENGNENDECRCFNYNGDISLDRRGETAELSGITWLMFLWQHLLPGNGNNDPILIRTHTHIHESSYPAGTTTKARSRSRNCAMTSTKSWLGPLLMLLLATSVSGWGGRQDAPTNCTFPARWEGSWFLSGYQQSIHIKGSQFSYRGRCAASDGNKYLIVDEKGCHRCLVIYEKHKNVLQYKESECEGDSMYMHQSNPSALAMRSSNKQSDHRGGAHPNTNGHSRLSSSDQYIMRSNDDMNDCPPDFCKGRETLQNLCDQIPGDALLYSLFRESAEPVKCPLKGPFIFTYNRGHGECKSPVSNIESCTEESRLLLSFQACPDVQGTESTVEELTCLATWKDGNSRYLVGLVSHHHAISNEERYRCFVYEKISSLMGGPSMLSSKDAEYKLAQSGDATCNGLDSAEVGSRIMSLRKPPIAERCDFPAWFKGPRHWHALMGNAVYNYHSNDGSVHIIKPNGYMETRALCEQINKQTPTEMMAVVHYTTGCQSGFMCMMFYRRDTFVIEIQTGKPAIRLEDACAPDHFDINKMAYITLLASNPDLAICPMEGIYSLRGAIGPPYLATRHKRNHNGKSHLGHGHHHHEGADSGNFGHKGHSSLSFRNAERIERGSWHANTRGLPVRSRRNAPKDPQEHLQQQQQQEALVLEKVNSSDTSVGFVATRNRRDVPGCVPNYNAQRQLWVGCTAENLIDVSPLCSVDGEEEYSCHGSWSENSTFYIIARHKGSKHGVCLTYRPTEGTAAKLVVGDACYRGTQKPPDHHLEANLSVLGKCGETGASAAQAHLANWLLLVVMAMASWLQLHS from the exons AtgaactacaactacaacaacagctacaacTACAtctgcagcaccaccagcgccagcaacaacaacaatcacagaaacagaaacaacgAAGGCAGAGAACAG GAcacgcagcaacagcagcatccaATGCAGGCGGCACTGAGGACGGCGAGCTttagctccagctccagctccagcgcCACCGCCAGCAGCTCCACGTCCACATCCAAGACGAGAGCAGGAATAACGTCGTTAATCTATTTACCGCCTTTCTGCTATCCATGTAAGCATGTGCCTGCGGCCGGTACCACGAATCGGAGTCGAAGCCAGACTTTGGGCCATGGCAGCGAGAGTTGCCAGGGAAGCTGCTGTTGTCCGCCCGGCTGGGAAcataaaaattatgataaacATGCTTCAGCGGCGACGTTGACaccagcaacggcagcagaaggagcagcaggaacaacaactgcaacggCAAGCATCATCACCACTGCAGGACCTGCAGCGGCAACAATGTCCTCCTCTTGGTCTGGTGAATTCCTGCTGCCGGGTATTCGGTTACCCGTGGCCACAGCGGGGCATAGCTGCACCGATCTCCGGCAGACGTCGCAATTAGTTATGCCCACTGTTGCTAGCGGGGATGTGGTGGCAGTGGGAGCAGTTGGAGCAGAAGGCGCCGTCTTGGAATGCGGCAAGCGATGCTGGCGACGTGAGCGAATGCGGCGCGAAGGACCAAGTCATGCGTCTGCGGCGTCGCTGGCCCAGGTAAATCCAATCAGCACAGGCAtaagcaccagcaacagcaccaaCGCCAGCACTAGACCAGCAACAATAGATGAAGCATCGGGAGCAGGAGCGGTGGCTACGACAGCCGCTCACAATTCGCAAACAACGACAAAAACAACGGCAAGGGGCACAACTGGTGCAGCATTGCCGCATGATGAAGAGAATGAGAATGGGAATGAGAATGATGAATGTAGGTGCTTTAACTATAACGGTGATATTAGTCTGGATCGGCGGGGCGAGACCGCGGAACTTTCCGGCATTACGTGGCTGATGTTCTTGTGGCAGCATCTGCTGCCCGGCAACGGAAACAACGACCCCATACTCATCcgcacccacacccacatccacgAATCCAGCTACCCAGCGGGGACGACAACGAAagcaaggagcaggagcaggaactgCGCCATGACGTCGACAAAAAGTTGGCTGGGACCGCTGCTAATGCTGCTCCTGGCCACGTCCGTCAGCGGCTGGGGCGGTCGGCAAGATG CGCCCACAAATTGCACATTTCCGGCAAGATGGGAGGGCTCCTGGTTCCTGTCCGGCTATCAGCAATCTATACACATCAAGGGCTCCCAGTTCAGCTATCGCGGCAGGTGTGCGGCCTCCGATGGTAACAAATATCTGATTGTCGACGA GAAAGGATGTCATCGTTGCCTGGTTATCTATGAGAAGCATAAAAATGTGCTCCAATATAAAGAAAGTGAGTGCGAAGGTGATAGTATGTATATGCATCAGTCGAACCCATCTGCACTGGCGATGCGTAGCTCTAATAAACAAAGTGATCATAGGGGGGGAGCTCATCCCAATACGAACGGGCATTCAAGACTATCTTCATCGGATCAGTACATAATGAGATCCAATGACGATATGAATGATT GTCCCCCAGACTTTTGCAAGGGCCGTGAGACTTTACAGAATCTCTGCGACCAGATTCCGGGCGATGCCCTGCTTTACTCGCTGTTCCGGGAGAGCGCCGAGCCGGTCAAGTGTCCGCTCAAGG GGCCCTTCATCTTCACGTACAATCGCGGGCACGGGGAGTGCAAGTCGCCGGTGTCCAATATTGAGAGCTGCACGGAGGAGAGCCGCCTCCTGTTGAGCTTCCAGGCCTGTCCCGATGTCCAGGGAACCGAGAGTACGG TCGAGGAGCTGACTTGCCTGGCAACCTGGAAGGACGGCAACTCACGCTACTTGGTCGGTCTCGTCTCGCACCATCACGCCATTTCGAATGAGGAGCGCTATCGCTGCTTTGTCTACGAGAAAATCTCCTCGCTGATGG GCGGACCCAGTATGCTCAGCTCCAAGGATGCCGAATATAAGCTGGCCCAATCCGGCGACGCCACTTGCAATGGCTTAGACAGTGCCGAG GTTGGCTCACGTATCATGTCGCTGCGAAAACCTCCCATCGCCGAGCGATGCGACTTCCCGGCCTGGTTCAAGGGACCCCGCCACTGGCATGCCCTCATGGGCAATGCCGTCTACAATTATCATTCCAA CGACGGGTCCGTGCACATTATTAAGCCCAACGGCTATATGGAGACACGTGCGCTGTgcgagcaaataaataaacagacTCCGACCGAAATGATGGCCGTGGTGCACTACACCACCGGGTG CCAATCGGGATTCATGTGCATGATGTTCTACCGACGGGACACGTTCGTCATCGAGATACAGACCGGCAAGCCTGCCATTCGCCTGGAGGACGCCTGTGCACCGGATCACTTTGACATCAATAAGATGGCCTACATTACCTTGCTGG CAAGCAATCCGGACCTGGCCATTTGTCCGATGGAGGGCATCTACTCGCTACGTGGCGCCATCGGACCGCCGTACCTGGCCACGCGCCACAAGCGCAATCACAACGGAAAATCGCATCTGGGCCACGGACATCACCACCACGAGGGCGCTGACTCTGGAAATTTCGGACATAAAGG ACACAGTTCGTTGAGTTTCCGAAACGCGGAGCGCATTGAGCGCGGCTCCTGGCATGCCAATACCCGAGGCCTGCCCGTTCGCAGTCGCCGCAACGCACCCAAGGATCCGCAGgagcatctgcagcagcagcagcagcaggaggcgTTGGTCCTGGAAAAGGTCAACAGCAGCGATACAAGCGTGGGCTTCGTGGCCACGCGGAATCGACGGGATGTTCCCGGTTGTGTGCCCAACTACAATGCCCAGCGGCAGCTTTGGGTGGGCTGTACGGCGGAGAACTTGATAGACGTTAGTCCGCTGTGCAGTGTGGATGGTGAAGAGG AGTACTCCTGTCACGGATCCTGGAGCGAGAACAGCACCTTCTACATCATAGCGCGCCACAAGGGCAGCAAGCACGGAGTCTGTCTGACATATCGACCCACGGAGGGCACAGCTGCCAAGTTGGTAGTGGGCGATGCCTGCTATCGCGGCACACAGAAGCCACCCGATCACCATTTGGAGGCCAACCTGTCAGTTTTGG GTAAATGTGGCGAAACGGGCGCCAGTGCCGCGCAAGCTCACCTGGCCAATTGGCTGCTCCTGGTGGTTATGGCGATGGCGTCATGGCTTCAACTGCACAGCTGA
- the LOC6535922 gene encoding uncharacterized protein LOC6535922 isoform X2, whose protein sequence is MNYNYNNSYNYICSTTSASNNNNHRNRNNEGREQDTQQQQHPMQAALRTASFSSSSSSSATASSSTSTSKTRAGITSLIYLPPFCYPCKHVPAAGTTNRSRSQTLGHGSESCQGSCCCPPGWEHKNYDKHASAATLTPATAAEGAAGTTTATASIITTAGPAAATMSSSWSGEFLLPGIRLPVATAGHSCTDLRQTSQLVMPTVASGDVVAVGAVGAEGAVLECGKRCWRRERMRREGPSHASAASLAQVNPISTGISTSNSTNASTRPATIDEASGAGAVATTAAHNSQTTTKTTARGTTGAALPHDEENENGNENDECRCFNYNGDISLDRRGETAELSGITWLMFLWQHLLPGNGNNDPILIRTHTHIHESSYPAGTTTKARSRSRNCAMTSTKSWLGPLLMLLLATSVSGWGGRQDAPTNCTFPARWEGSWFLSGYQQSIHIKGSQFSYRGRCAASDGNKYLIVDEKGCHRCLVIYEKHKNVLQYKESECEGDSMYMHQSNPSALAMRSSNKQSDHRGGAHPNTNGHSRLSSSDQYIMRSNDDMNDYFCKGRETLQNLCDQIPGDALLYSLFRESAEPVKCPLKGPFIFTYNRGHGECKSPVSNIESCTEESRLLLSFQACPDVQGTESTVEELTCLATWKDGNSRYLVGLVSHHHAISNEERYRCFVYEKISSLMGGPSMLSSKDAEYKLAQSGDATCNGLDSAEVGSRIMSLRKPPIAERCDFPAWFKGPRHWHALMGNAVYNYHSNDGSVHIIKPNGYMETRALCEQINKQTPTEMMAVVHYTTGCQSGFMCMMFYRRDTFVIEIQTGKPAIRLEDACAPDHFDINKMAYITLLASNPDLAICPMEGIYSLRGAIGPPYLATRHKRNHNGKSHLGHGHHHHEGADSGNFGHKGHSSLSFRNAERIERGSWHANTRGLPVRSRRNAPKDPQEHLQQQQQQEALVLEKVNSSDTSVGFVATRNRRDVPGCVPNYNAQRQLWVGCTAENLIDVSPLCSVDGEEEYSCHGSWSENSTFYIIARHKGSKHGVCLTYRPTEGTAAKLVVGDACYRGTQKPPDHHLEANLSVLGKCGETGASAAQAHLANWLLLVVMAMASWLQLHS, encoded by the exons AtgaactacaactacaacaacagctacaacTACAtctgcagcaccaccagcgccagcaacaacaacaatcacagaaacagaaacaacgAAGGCAGAGAACAG GAcacgcagcaacagcagcatccaATGCAGGCGGCACTGAGGACGGCGAGCTttagctccagctccagctccagcgcCACCGCCAGCAGCTCCACGTCCACATCCAAGACGAGAGCAGGAATAACGTCGTTAATCTATTTACCGCCTTTCTGCTATCCATGTAAGCATGTGCCTGCGGCCGGTACCACGAATCGGAGTCGAAGCCAGACTTTGGGCCATGGCAGCGAGAGTTGCCAGGGAAGCTGCTGTTGTCCGCCCGGCTGGGAAcataaaaattatgataaacATGCTTCAGCGGCGACGTTGACaccagcaacggcagcagaaggagcagcaggaacaacaactgcaacggCAAGCATCATCACCACTGCAGGACCTGCAGCGGCAACAATGTCCTCCTCTTGGTCTGGTGAATTCCTGCTGCCGGGTATTCGGTTACCCGTGGCCACAGCGGGGCATAGCTGCACCGATCTCCGGCAGACGTCGCAATTAGTTATGCCCACTGTTGCTAGCGGGGATGTGGTGGCAGTGGGAGCAGTTGGAGCAGAAGGCGCCGTCTTGGAATGCGGCAAGCGATGCTGGCGACGTGAGCGAATGCGGCGCGAAGGACCAAGTCATGCGTCTGCGGCGTCGCTGGCCCAGGTAAATCCAATCAGCACAGGCAtaagcaccagcaacagcaccaaCGCCAGCACTAGACCAGCAACAATAGATGAAGCATCGGGAGCAGGAGCGGTGGCTACGACAGCCGCTCACAATTCGCAAACAACGACAAAAACAACGGCAAGGGGCACAACTGGTGCAGCATTGCCGCATGATGAAGAGAATGAGAATGGGAATGAGAATGATGAATGTAGGTGCTTTAACTATAACGGTGATATTAGTCTGGATCGGCGGGGCGAGACCGCGGAACTTTCCGGCATTACGTGGCTGATGTTCTTGTGGCAGCATCTGCTGCCCGGCAACGGAAACAACGACCCCATACTCATCcgcacccacacccacatccacgAATCCAGCTACCCAGCGGGGACGACAACGAAagcaaggagcaggagcaggaactgCGCCATGACGTCGACAAAAAGTTGGCTGGGACCGCTGCTAATGCTGCTCCTGGCCACGTCCGTCAGCGGCTGGGGCGGTCGGCAAGATG CGCCCACAAATTGCACATTTCCGGCAAGATGGGAGGGCTCCTGGTTCCTGTCCGGCTATCAGCAATCTATACACATCAAGGGCTCCCAGTTCAGCTATCGCGGCAGGTGTGCGGCCTCCGATGGTAACAAATATCTGATTGTCGACGA GAAAGGATGTCATCGTTGCCTGGTTATCTATGAGAAGCATAAAAATGTGCTCCAATATAAAGAAAGTGAGTGCGAAGGTGATAGTATGTATATGCATCAGTCGAACCCATCTGCACTGGCGATGCGTAGCTCTAATAAACAAAGTGATCATAGGGGGGGAGCTCATCCCAATACGAACGGGCATTCAAGACTATCTTCATCGGATCAGTACATAATGAGATCCAATGACGATATGAATGATT ACTTTTGCAAGGGCCGTGAGACTTTACAGAATCTCTGCGACCAGATTCCGGGCGATGCCCTGCTTTACTCGCTGTTCCGGGAGAGCGCCGAGCCGGTCAAGTGTCCGCTCAAGG GGCCCTTCATCTTCACGTACAATCGCGGGCACGGGGAGTGCAAGTCGCCGGTGTCCAATATTGAGAGCTGCACGGAGGAGAGCCGCCTCCTGTTGAGCTTCCAGGCCTGTCCCGATGTCCAGGGAACCGAGAGTACGG TCGAGGAGCTGACTTGCCTGGCAACCTGGAAGGACGGCAACTCACGCTACTTGGTCGGTCTCGTCTCGCACCATCACGCCATTTCGAATGAGGAGCGCTATCGCTGCTTTGTCTACGAGAAAATCTCCTCGCTGATGG GCGGACCCAGTATGCTCAGCTCCAAGGATGCCGAATATAAGCTGGCCCAATCCGGCGACGCCACTTGCAATGGCTTAGACAGTGCCGAG GTTGGCTCACGTATCATGTCGCTGCGAAAACCTCCCATCGCCGAGCGATGCGACTTCCCGGCCTGGTTCAAGGGACCCCGCCACTGGCATGCCCTCATGGGCAATGCCGTCTACAATTATCATTCCAA CGACGGGTCCGTGCACATTATTAAGCCCAACGGCTATATGGAGACACGTGCGCTGTgcgagcaaataaataaacagacTCCGACCGAAATGATGGCCGTGGTGCACTACACCACCGGGTG CCAATCGGGATTCATGTGCATGATGTTCTACCGACGGGACACGTTCGTCATCGAGATACAGACCGGCAAGCCTGCCATTCGCCTGGAGGACGCCTGTGCACCGGATCACTTTGACATCAATAAGATGGCCTACATTACCTTGCTGG CAAGCAATCCGGACCTGGCCATTTGTCCGATGGAGGGCATCTACTCGCTACGTGGCGCCATCGGACCGCCGTACCTGGCCACGCGCCACAAGCGCAATCACAACGGAAAATCGCATCTGGGCCACGGACATCACCACCACGAGGGCGCTGACTCTGGAAATTTCGGACATAAAGG ACACAGTTCGTTGAGTTTCCGAAACGCGGAGCGCATTGAGCGCGGCTCCTGGCATGCCAATACCCGAGGCCTGCCCGTTCGCAGTCGCCGCAACGCACCCAAGGATCCGCAGgagcatctgcagcagcagcagcagcaggaggcgTTGGTCCTGGAAAAGGTCAACAGCAGCGATACAAGCGTGGGCTTCGTGGCCACGCGGAATCGACGGGATGTTCCCGGTTGTGTGCCCAACTACAATGCCCAGCGGCAGCTTTGGGTGGGCTGTACGGCGGAGAACTTGATAGACGTTAGTCCGCTGTGCAGTGTGGATGGTGAAGAGG AGTACTCCTGTCACGGATCCTGGAGCGAGAACAGCACCTTCTACATCATAGCGCGCCACAAGGGCAGCAAGCACGGAGTCTGTCTGACATATCGACCCACGGAGGGCACAGCTGCCAAGTTGGTAGTGGGCGATGCCTGCTATCGCGGCACACAGAAGCCACCCGATCACCATTTGGAGGCCAACCTGTCAGTTTTGG GTAAATGTGGCGAAACGGGCGCCAGTGCCGCGCAAGCTCACCTGGCCAATTGGCTGCTCCTGGTGGTTATGGCGATGGCGTCATGGCTTCAACTGCACAGCTGA
- the LOC6535922 gene encoding uncharacterized protein LOC6535922 isoform X4 yields MNYNYNNSYNYICSTTSASNNNNHRNRNNEGREQDTQQQQHPMQAALRTASFSSSSSSSATASSSTSTSKTRAGITSLIYLPPFCYPCKHVPAAGTTNRSRSQTLGHGSESCQGSCCCPPGWEHKNYDKHASAATLTPATAAEGAAGTTTATASIITTAGPAAATMSSSWSGEFLLPGIRLPVATAGHSCTDLRQTSQLVMPTVASGDVVAVGAVGAEGAVLECGKRCWRRERMRREGPSHASAASLAQVNPISTGISTSNSTNASTRPATIDEASGAGAVATTAAHNSQTTTKTTARGTTGAALPHDEENENGNENDECRCFNYNGDISLDRRGETAELSGITWLMFLWQHLLPGNGNNDPILIRTHTHIHESSYPAGTTTKARSRSRNCAMTSTKSWLGPLLMLLLATSVSGWGGRQDAPTNCTFPARWEGSWFLSGYQQSIHIKGSQFSYRGRCAASDGNKYLIVDEKGCHRCLVIYEKHKNVLQYKENFCKGRETLQNLCDQIPGDALLYSLFRESAEPVKCPLKGPFIFTYNRGHGECKSPVSNIESCTEESRLLLSFQACPDVQGTESTVEELTCLATWKDGNSRYLVGLVSHHHAISNEERYRCFVYEKISSLMGGPSMLSSKDAEYKLAQSGDATCNGLDSAEVGSRIMSLRKPPIAERCDFPAWFKGPRHWHALMGNAVYNYHSNDGSVHIIKPNGYMETRALCEQINKQTPTEMMAVVHYTTGCQSGFMCMMFYRRDTFVIEIQTGKPAIRLEDACAPDHFDINKMAYITLLASNPDLAICPMEGIYSLRGAIGPPYLATRHKRNHNGKSHLGHGHHHHEGADSGNFGHKGHSSLSFRNAERIERGSWHANTRGLPVRSRRNAPKDPQEHLQQQQQQEALVLEKVNSSDTSVGFVATRNRRDVPGCVPNYNAQRQLWVGCTAENLIDVSPLCSVDGEEEYSCHGSWSENSTFYIIARHKGSKHGVCLTYRPTEGTAAKLVVGDACYRGTQKPPDHHLEANLSVLGKCGETGASAAQAHLANWLLLVVMAMASWLQLHS; encoded by the exons AtgaactacaactacaacaacagctacaacTACAtctgcagcaccaccagcgccagcaacaacaacaatcacagaaacagaaacaacgAAGGCAGAGAACAG GAcacgcagcaacagcagcatccaATGCAGGCGGCACTGAGGACGGCGAGCTttagctccagctccagctccagcgcCACCGCCAGCAGCTCCACGTCCACATCCAAGACGAGAGCAGGAATAACGTCGTTAATCTATTTACCGCCTTTCTGCTATCCATGTAAGCATGTGCCTGCGGCCGGTACCACGAATCGGAGTCGAAGCCAGACTTTGGGCCATGGCAGCGAGAGTTGCCAGGGAAGCTGCTGTTGTCCGCCCGGCTGGGAAcataaaaattatgataaacATGCTTCAGCGGCGACGTTGACaccagcaacggcagcagaaggagcagcaggaacaacaactgcaacggCAAGCATCATCACCACTGCAGGACCTGCAGCGGCAACAATGTCCTCCTCTTGGTCTGGTGAATTCCTGCTGCCGGGTATTCGGTTACCCGTGGCCACAGCGGGGCATAGCTGCACCGATCTCCGGCAGACGTCGCAATTAGTTATGCCCACTGTTGCTAGCGGGGATGTGGTGGCAGTGGGAGCAGTTGGAGCAGAAGGCGCCGTCTTGGAATGCGGCAAGCGATGCTGGCGACGTGAGCGAATGCGGCGCGAAGGACCAAGTCATGCGTCTGCGGCGTCGCTGGCCCAGGTAAATCCAATCAGCACAGGCAtaagcaccagcaacagcaccaaCGCCAGCACTAGACCAGCAACAATAGATGAAGCATCGGGAGCAGGAGCGGTGGCTACGACAGCCGCTCACAATTCGCAAACAACGACAAAAACAACGGCAAGGGGCACAACTGGTGCAGCATTGCCGCATGATGAAGAGAATGAGAATGGGAATGAGAATGATGAATGTAGGTGCTTTAACTATAACGGTGATATTAGTCTGGATCGGCGGGGCGAGACCGCGGAACTTTCCGGCATTACGTGGCTGATGTTCTTGTGGCAGCATCTGCTGCCCGGCAACGGAAACAACGACCCCATACTCATCcgcacccacacccacatccacgAATCCAGCTACCCAGCGGGGACGACAACGAAagcaaggagcaggagcaggaactgCGCCATGACGTCGACAAAAAGTTGGCTGGGACCGCTGCTAATGCTGCTCCTGGCCACGTCCGTCAGCGGCTGGGGCGGTCGGCAAGATG CGCCCACAAATTGCACATTTCCGGCAAGATGGGAGGGCTCCTGGTTCCTGTCCGGCTATCAGCAATCTATACACATCAAGGGCTCCCAGTTCAGCTATCGCGGCAGGTGTGCGGCCTCCGATGGTAACAAATATCTGATTGTCGACGA GAAAGGATGTCATCGTTGCCTGGTTATCTATGAGAAGCATAAAAATGTGCTCCAATATAAAGAAA ACTTTTGCAAGGGCCGTGAGACTTTACAGAATCTCTGCGACCAGATTCCGGGCGATGCCCTGCTTTACTCGCTGTTCCGGGAGAGCGCCGAGCCGGTCAAGTGTCCGCTCAAGG GGCCCTTCATCTTCACGTACAATCGCGGGCACGGGGAGTGCAAGTCGCCGGTGTCCAATATTGAGAGCTGCACGGAGGAGAGCCGCCTCCTGTTGAGCTTCCAGGCCTGTCCCGATGTCCAGGGAACCGAGAGTACGG TCGAGGAGCTGACTTGCCTGGCAACCTGGAAGGACGGCAACTCACGCTACTTGGTCGGTCTCGTCTCGCACCATCACGCCATTTCGAATGAGGAGCGCTATCGCTGCTTTGTCTACGAGAAAATCTCCTCGCTGATGG GCGGACCCAGTATGCTCAGCTCCAAGGATGCCGAATATAAGCTGGCCCAATCCGGCGACGCCACTTGCAATGGCTTAGACAGTGCCGAG GTTGGCTCACGTATCATGTCGCTGCGAAAACCTCCCATCGCCGAGCGATGCGACTTCCCGGCCTGGTTCAAGGGACCCCGCCACTGGCATGCCCTCATGGGCAATGCCGTCTACAATTATCATTCCAA CGACGGGTCCGTGCACATTATTAAGCCCAACGGCTATATGGAGACACGTGCGCTGTgcgagcaaataaataaacagacTCCGACCGAAATGATGGCCGTGGTGCACTACACCACCGGGTG CCAATCGGGATTCATGTGCATGATGTTCTACCGACGGGACACGTTCGTCATCGAGATACAGACCGGCAAGCCTGCCATTCGCCTGGAGGACGCCTGTGCACCGGATCACTTTGACATCAATAAGATGGCCTACATTACCTTGCTGG CAAGCAATCCGGACCTGGCCATTTGTCCGATGGAGGGCATCTACTCGCTACGTGGCGCCATCGGACCGCCGTACCTGGCCACGCGCCACAAGCGCAATCACAACGGAAAATCGCATCTGGGCCACGGACATCACCACCACGAGGGCGCTGACTCTGGAAATTTCGGACATAAAGG ACACAGTTCGTTGAGTTTCCGAAACGCGGAGCGCATTGAGCGCGGCTCCTGGCATGCCAATACCCGAGGCCTGCCCGTTCGCAGTCGCCGCAACGCACCCAAGGATCCGCAGgagcatctgcagcagcagcagcagcaggaggcgTTGGTCCTGGAAAAGGTCAACAGCAGCGATACAAGCGTGGGCTTCGTGGCCACGCGGAATCGACGGGATGTTCCCGGTTGTGTGCCCAACTACAATGCCCAGCGGCAGCTTTGGGTGGGCTGTACGGCGGAGAACTTGATAGACGTTAGTCCGCTGTGCAGTGTGGATGGTGAAGAGG AGTACTCCTGTCACGGATCCTGGAGCGAGAACAGCACCTTCTACATCATAGCGCGCCACAAGGGCAGCAAGCACGGAGTCTGTCTGACATATCGACCCACGGAGGGCACAGCTGCCAAGTTGGTAGTGGGCGATGCCTGCTATCGCGGCACACAGAAGCCACCCGATCACCATTTGGAGGCCAACCTGTCAGTTTTGG GTAAATGTGGCGAAACGGGCGCCAGTGCCGCGCAAGCTCACCTGGCCAATTGGCTGCTCCTGGTGGTTATGGCGATGGCGTCATGGCTTCAACTGCACAGCTGA